Proteins encoded within one genomic window of Cydia pomonella isolate Wapato2018A chromosome 12, ilCydPomo1, whole genome shotgun sequence:
- the LOC133523849 gene encoding phosducin-like protein yields the protein MATLDDKILGEKLHNYCSSSEDEGSDDEDSRSGDEEGNPPKAEAPEPPPINSWSGSASNTGPKGVLEDWRRFKQLEAENRKELEKERIALAKKLTLTVKPERAEKQDKELEVLEDELNELLDEDFLLKYQKQRMQELMAQMKKTPKFGKVITLKTQDEFLNSIDKEDPKVAVIIHIYNNSSIACGTMDGCLNILAADYPEIKFCRISVDITGLSRHFRIDGVPALLVYKGGQIIGNFVQLVTELGNDFFATDVERFLIEYGMLPEK from the coding sequence ATGGCTACTTTGGACGATAAAATATTGGGTGAGAAGCTGCACAATTACTGCAGTAGCAGCGAAGATGAAGGTTCCGATGATGAAGACAGCAGGAGCGGTGATGAGGAAGGTAATCCTCCTAAAGCGGAAGCGCCTGAGCCGCCGCCCATCAACAGTTGGTCGGGGTCCGCGAGCAACACGGGTCCTAAAGGTGTCCTGGAGGATTGGAGGCGTTTCAAACAGCTAGAAGCTGAAAATCGGAAAGAACTTGAAAAAGAACGCATCGCTTTGGCCAAGAAACTGACATTAACCGTGAAGCCAGAACGCGCGGAGAAACAGGATAAGGAACTTGAGGTTCTTGAGGATGAGCTGAATGAATTATTGGACGAAGATTTTCTGCTAAAGTACCAAAAGCAACGGATGCAGGAACTGATGGCTCAAATGAAGAAAACACCCAAATTCGGCAAGGTCATCACTCTGAAGACTCAGGATGAATTTCTGAACTCTATTGACAAGGAGGACCCTAAAGTGGCAGTTATCATACACATTTACAACAACAGTTCAATCGCCTGCGGAACTATGGATGGGTGCCTTAACATTTTAGCTGCAGATTATCCTGAGATCAAGTTTTGTCGCATTTCTGTGGACATCACAGGGCTGAGTCGGCATTTCCGCATTGATGGTGTCCCGGCACTGCTTGTGTACAAAGGTGGCCAAATTATTGGTAATTTCGTCCAACTGGTCACAGAGTTGGGTAATGATTTCTTTGCTACTGATGTGGAGCGTTTTCTTATAGAATATGGAATGCTTCCAGAGaagtaa
- the LOC133523850 gene encoding proline-, glutamic acid- and leucine-rich protein 1-like: MSQILNKIRNLDPHDVDAAKEALSSFFPNLAKHKDGDCVRWLRALENVINRFPKLCGSQRANIEKYIVHFMDSSNYNTVIEAAKCAHVLQQVRPGQEKAATPKVCWRDLMSNLCNAVHSLLSEIFPNAANIFRSNGEHENKITSDSILLSTLSEVSVVSGQDRILNREHILCTRLRNVFVFIQAMLVEIYPVGKPVRPQIILDAVIRALGASADAQSLELVSTVKKQALRTLDALVACLGSNLIPFSPLVFKCVMQTLQWSSENLNEETSAVRITAYNSLSAWLGRLRCHRAPPRARAWHDALVAHVARDVTPHTHTVQLTMNNPQRNLSKKQKKKQARVMLQQSSIANYAPGANKTTTCAESNEQTTIAALECTEMFLTVCGIFLKPATHKLFHELLVRECFHLADHSSSRGLALLRALEASRKSAPPGVPPPTQYCLQLYSTSLNSQCREISKFCTQALLDIRLHLHCSPPSLSFAADSQTAKNDVEEKRRISRRNREALESLLGADKIPAETCVIEDVPEPEEPANKKPRIDDDKISLSSSSEHSVQICDSDSEDIEEVPMKTHEPAESIVVHADIHEISTEDFDKPDMSTEYENLKVNTTEACIHEATTQMPIDTVDGDSLSGKSNEVGYGYPNTGKSVTVLENLEDENLPDTNDTDDVHITCGQVAVTPEVDNVDKEPKVNGVKLPENSPEKREVEGSVTVKMAVSNEGVSVEDMLADFVDEVNDDNITQA, translated from the exons ATGA GTCAAATTCTAAACAAAATTCGGAATCTAGATCCTCACGATGTGGATGCAGCAAAGGAAGCCTTGTCCTCGTTTTTCCCTAATTTAGCAAAACACAAGGACGGCGACTGCGTGCGATGGCTAAGAGCACTAGAAAACGTTATAAACCG GTTCCCAAAACTCTGCGGTTCGCAACGagcaaatatagaaaaatacataGTCCATTTCATGGACTCGAGCAATTATAACACTGTAATAGAAGCTGCTAAATGTGCTCATGTGTTACAACag GTGCGGCCAGGGCAAGAAAAGGCAGCTACACCTAAAGTGTGCTGGAGGGACCTCATGAGTAATCTCTGCAATGCTGTGCACTCTCTTCTCTCCGAGATATTCCCTAATGCAGCTAACATTTTCAGAAGCAATGGAGAGCATGAG aacaAAATAACATCAGACTCAATATTGTTGTCTACTTTGAGCGAAGTATCCGTAGTGTCAGGGCAGGACCGCATACTGAACAGGGAACACATACTGTGCACCCGCCTAAGGAACGTGTTTGTGTTCATCCAAGCCATGCTTGT agaaaTATACCCAGTGGGCAAGCCAGTGCGGCCACAGATCATTCTAGACGCCGTAATACGCGCGTTGGGAGCGAGCGCGGACGCACAGAGTCTGGAGCTAGTGAGCACCGTTAAGAAACAGGCACTAAGAACGCTGGACGCTCTTGTAGCTTG tttgGGATCCAATTTGATACCATTTTCGCCTCTAGTCTTCAAATGTGTGATGCAGACGCTGCAGTGGAGCTCAGAAAATCTAAATGAAGAAACCAG CGCTGTTCGCATCACAGCGTACAACAGCCTCTCCGCCTGGCTGGGCCGCCTGCGCTGCcaccgcgcgccgccgcgcgcccgcgccTGGCACGACGCGCTGGTCGCGCACGTAGCCCGTGACGTCACTCCGCACACGCACACTGTGCAACTTACA ATGAACAATCCACAACGCAACCTGTCAAAGAAGCAGAAGAAGAAGCAAGCGCGAGTCATGTTACAACAGAGCTCCATCGCGAACTACGCGCCCGGCGCCAACAAGACAACTAC ATGTGCAGAGTCGAACGAGCAAACCACTATAGCGGCGTTGGAATGCACGGAAATGTTTTTAACGGTGTGTGGAATATTCCTTAAACCGGCCACGCATAAG TTGTTCCACGAGCTGCTAGTCCGCGAGTGCTTCCACCTGGCCGACCACAGCAGCTCCCGTGGCCTGGCTCTACTGCGGGCTCTAGAGGCTTCCAGAAAGAGCGCCCCACCAGGGGTCCCTCCACCGACACAGTACTGCCTTCAGCTGTACAGTACCTCCCTCAATAGCCAGTGCAGAGAG ATCTCTAAATTCTGCACTCAAGCCCTCCTAGACATAAGGCTGCATCTACACTGCTCGCCGCCGTCGCTCAGCTTCGCCGCCGACTCGCAGACTGCAAAGAACGACGTAGAAGAGAAGAGAAGGATATCCAGGAGGAACAGGGAGGCGTTGGAGTCACTGCTGGGAGCTGATAA AATACCAGCAGAAACCTGCGTCATAGAAGACGTGCCGGAACCGGAAGAGCCCGCCAACAAGAAGCCCCGCATCGACGACGACAAAATCAGCCTCAGCAGCTCCTCCGAGCACTCCGTACAAATCTGTGACTCAGACTCCGAAGACATTGAAGAAGTACCCATGAAAACCCATGAACCCGCAGAAAGTATAGTTGTACATGCCGATATCCATGAGATATCAACTGAAGACTTTGATAAACCTGACATGTCAACGGAGTATGAAAACCTTAAGGTTAATACTACAGAAGCATGCATTCATGAAGCGACAACACAAATGCCTATCGATACAGTAGACGGAGATAGTCTGTCCGGGAAATCAAATGAAGTTGGATATGGTTACCCTAACACAGGGAAGTCGGTGACAGTGCTTGAGAATTTAGAAGATGAGAATTTGCCTGATACTAATGACACAGATGATGTTCATATTACTTGTGGACAGGTTGCAGTAACGCCTGAAGTAGATAATGTTGATAAGGAACCTAAGGTCAATGGAGTTAAGTTGCCTGAGAATTCGCCTGAGAAACGTGAAGTGGAAGGAAGTGTTACCGTTAAAATGGCGGTGTCTAATGAGGGGGTGTCTGTGGAAGATATGCTGGCTGACTTCGTTGACGAAGTAAATGATGATAATATTACCCAAGCTTGA
- the LOC133523853 gene encoding tRNA N6-adenosine threonylcarbamoyltransferase: MVIAIGFEGSANKLGVGIVRDGEILANCRRTYITPPGEGFLPRETAVHHQQNIHEVLQEAFEQSGLSPADIDVVCYTKGPGMGAPLMVCAIVARTCALLWKKPILGVNHCIGHIEMGRLITKANNPTVLYVSGGNTQIIAYSRQRYRIFGETIDIAVGNCLDRFARVLKLSNAPSPGYNIEQAAKKGKKYAHLPYSVKGMDVSFSGILSYMEDKINELLKEYTPEDLCFSLQETVFAMLVEITERAMAHCGSDEVLIVGGVGCNERLQQMMGTMCSERGAKVFATDERFCIDNGVMIAYAGALAHQSGARMEFKDATITQRFRTDDVLVTWRD; encoded by the exons ATGGTTATAGCAATAGGTTTCGAAGGCAGTGCCAACAAGCTAGGCGTTGGCATAGTGAGAGATGGGGAAATACTTGCCAACTGCCGCAGAACCTACATCACACCACCCGGTGAAG GTTTCCTACCTCGGGAAACAGCAGTACATCACCAACAAAACATCCATGAAGTCCTTCAAGAAGCCTTTGAGCAGTCAGGGTTGAGTCCCGCAGACATAGATGTGGTGTGCTACACCAAAGGACCGGGTATGGGCGCTCCGTTGATGGTGTGCGCCATTGTTGCTAGGACTTGTGCTCTGTTGTGGAAGAAACCTATTCTGGGTGTCAATCATTGTATTGGCC ACATTGAAATGGGCAGACTAATCACCAAAGCAAACAACCCAACAGTATTATATGTGAGTGGGGGCAACACACAGATTATTGCCTACTCCCGCCAGCGATACCGAATCTTCGGAGAAACTATTGACATAGCTGTTGGCAATTGTTTAGACAG ATTTGCAAGAGTCCTAAAGCTATCTAATGCGCCGAGCCCCGGCTACAACATAGAACAAGCTGCTAAGAAAGGAAAGAAGTATGCTCATCTGCCATACTCTGTTAAAG GGATGGATGTGAGCTTCTCCGGCATCCTGTCCTATATGGAGGACAAAATCAATGAATTACTAAAGGAATATACCCCTGAGGACCTCTGCTTCTCACTTCAAGAAACTGTCTTCGCTATGCTGGTCGAGATCACCGAGCGCGCGATGGCACATTGTGGCTCCGATGAG GTCCTAATAGTCGGCGGCGTGGGATGCAACGAGCGCCTTCAACAAATGATGGGCACCATGTGCTCCGAGCGCGGCGCCAAGGTGTTCGCCACCGACGAGCGCTTCTGCATCGATAATGGAGTCATGATAGCTTATGCCGGTGCCTTGGCGCACCAATCAGGAGCCAGGATGGAGTTTAAGGATGCCACTATAACGCAGAGGTTTAGGACGGATGATGTTCTTGTAACTTGGAGGGATTAA
- the LOC133523854 gene encoding GEL complex subunit OPTI, producing MSAKNKSDSANKGKVTDSVWRKVFEANAEWPDKEEFLDVIYWMRQAIGIILGLCWGLLPLKGFLGLLLFVLVNAAVIYFYVSNFQNIDEEEYGGMWEITKEGFMTSFAGFLVTWIIMYTGLHGSSL from the exons ATGTCCGCTAAAAACAAATCTGACAGTGCCAACAAAGGGAAAGTAACAGACTCTGTTTGGAGGAAAGTGTTCGAAGCGAACGCGGAATGGCCTGATAAG gAGGAGTTCCTTGACGTTATTTACTGGATGCGACAAGCCATTGGCATAATTTTGGGGTTGTGTTGGGGGTTGCTTCCCTTGAAAGGATTCCTTGGATTATTgct ATTTGTGTTAGTGAATGCTGCTGTAATCTATTTTTATGTGAGCAATTTCCAAAACATAGATGAAGAGGAGTATGGTGGTATGTGGGAAATTACCAAGGAAGGATTCATGACATCATTTGCTGGGTTTTTG gtcACTTGGATAATCATGTATACAGGCCTCCATGGCAGCAGTTTATGA